In the genome of Raphanus sativus cultivar WK10039 chromosome 4, ASM80110v3, whole genome shotgun sequence, one region contains:
- the LOC108829608 gene encoding receptor-like kinase TMK3, with amino-acid sequence MTRSHMGLLCLLLSLLNIATSQDDATIMQTLRLSLKLTSHGNWSKSNPCEWDHVQCDGSNRVTKIQFTQNGIQGTLHPDIGKLTELSHLSGLKHLQTLNLHDNLFDLAPTNLFYGMNSLQEVNIDNNPFPAWEIPETVKELKSLKNLSLINCNVTGSIPDFFSSETLPSLASLKLSRNNLHGVLPLSLAGSSLQQLYLNGQKLNGSISVLQNMTSLVEIDLQGNEFSGPIPDLSGLKHLQTLNLQDNLFNSNPETLFSKMNSLQEMYLDNNPFPSWGIPETVKEATSLKNLSLANCSLTGLIPDFFRSETLPRLVSLRLSRNNLYGGLPESLGRSSLEQLYLDWQHLNGSISVLQSMTSLVEFNIRDNFFSGFIPDLSGLQSLKLFDVRDNYLTGLVPPSLTALKNLTVVNLSNNYIQGPMPLFQNSVKVDAISGRFCQETPGTPCDPQVQILISIAESFGFPLKLAKG; translated from the exons ATGACAAGATCTCATATGGGCCTCCTTTGTCTCCTCCTCTCCCTACTGAACATCGCCACTTCTCAGGATGATGCGACAATCATGCAAACCCTCAGATTGAGTCTGAAACTCACATCACACGGCAACTGGTCAAAGTCTAACCCTTGCGAATGGGACCACGTCCAGTGCGACGGAAGCAACCGGGTCACGAAGATCCAGTTCACGCAGAACGGGATCCAAGGGACTCTCCATCCTGATATCGGGAAGCTCACTGAGCTCAGTC ATCTCTCGGGTCTAAAGCATTTACAGACGCTGAATCTTCACGACAATCTCTTCGATTTGGCGCCGACGAACCTCTTCTACGGGATGAACTCGCTACAAGAAGTCAACATCGACAACAATCCCTTTCCTGCTTGGGAGATTCCGGAGACTGTCAAAGAATTGAAGTCTCTCAAGAACTTATCTCTAATCAACTGCAACGTCACGGGTTCGATTCCTGATTTCTTCAGCTCCGAGACGCTCCCGAGCCTTGCCTCTTTAAAGCTTTCTCGGAATAACTTACACGGAGTGTTGCCTTTGAGCTTGGCGGGCTCGTCGTTGCAGCAGCTCTATCTCAACGGGCAGAAGCTCAACGGTTCAATCTCGGTGTTGCAGAACATGACATCTCTCGTCGAGATTGATCTGCAAGGCAACGAATTTTCAGGTCCCATCCCTGATCTCTCTGGTCTAAAGCATTTACAGACGCTGAATCTTCAAGACAATCTCTTCAACTCGAATCCGGAGACTCTCTTCTCCAAGATGAACTCATTACAAGAAATGTACCTTGACAACAACCCTTTCCCTTCGTGGGGGATTCCTGAGACCGTTAAGGAAGCGACGTCTCTCAAGAATCTCTCCCTCGCCAACTGCAGCCTCACAGGTTTGATTCCTGATTTCTTCAGATCTGAGACGCTCCCGAGACTCGTTTCGTTAAGGCTATCTCGGAACAATCTCTATGGAGGGTTGCCTGAGAGCTTAGGACGCTCGTCGTTAGAGCAACTCTATCTCGACTGGCAGCATCTCAACGGGTCAATCTCGGTGTTACAGAGCATGACTTCTCTCGTCGAGTTTAATATCCGAGATAATTTCTTTTCAGGTTTCATCCCTGATCTCTCTGGTTTGCAGTCTCTAAAACTGTTCGATGTTAGAGATAATTACCTCACCGGCCTTGTCCCACCGTCGCTCACTGCTCTCAAAAATCTCACTGTCGTGAATTTAAGTAATAACTACATTCAAGGACCGATGCCGTTATTCCAGAACTCAGTCAAAGTTGATGCAATTTCGGGTAGATTCTGTCAGGAGACTCCTGGTACTCCGTGTGATCCACAAGTCCAGATATTGATTTCTATAGCTGAGTCGTTTGGATTTCCGTTGAAGCTTGCCAAGGGTTAG